The Neovison vison isolate M4711 chromosome 5, ASM_NN_V1, whole genome shotgun sequence genome includes a region encoding these proteins:
- the LOC122906268 gene encoding keratin-associated protein 3-3 produces MACCVPCCCSVPTGPATTICSSDKCCRCGVCLPSTCPHTTWLLEPTCCDNCPPPCHIPQPCVPTCFLLNSCHPTPGLETINLTTFTQPSCEPCISSCC; encoded by the coding sequence ATGGCTTGCTGTGTTCCCTGCTGCTGCAGCGTCCCCACCGGCCCAGCCACCACCATCTGCTCCTCTGACAAATGCTGCCGGTGTGGAGTCTGCCTGCCCAGCACCTGCCCTCACACCACTTGGTTACTGGAGCCAACCTGCTGTGAcaactgccccccaccctgccacatTCCTCAGCCCTGTGTGCCCACCTGCTTCCTGCTCAACTcctgccaccccaccccaggcctggagACCATCAACCTCACGACCTTCACTCAGCCCTCCTGTGAGCCCTGCATCTCAAGCTGCTGCTGA